The following coding sequences lie in one Paracidovorax avenae genomic window:
- a CDS encoding Bug family tripartite tricarboxylate transporter substrate binding protein, translating to MCIRRLKTTATTLALSALAACVPPARAESPSAWPAQPIVAVVPFSAGGSVDVAARLLMPRLAERLNQPVVVENTVGASGTIAVQRVIRARPDGYTLLFGVASPVTVAPLVSPTRFAYDGLKELQPVVPVASSAFVLIGRPHLAADTAELIRLVRSQPGRINFGTDGVGTSLHIAAEMIRQQAGLDIVHIPYKSGPQVLTELAGGQIDLAVLPVALAQSFIREGKVQAYGVTSRRRVATLPQVPSLSETPEFRSLDIEAWQGLLLPAGTPPAIARRIAAEMHAVLSDPEVVRRLSDAGFQPMEMTQARFADYLARERKELAAVVRAAGIRVD from the coding sequence ATCTGCATCCGCCGCCTGAAGACCACCGCGACGACGCTCGCGCTGTCCGCGCTGGCCGCATGCGTACCGCCGGCCCGCGCCGAGAGCCCCTCCGCCTGGCCCGCCCAGCCCATCGTCGCGGTCGTGCCGTTCTCGGCCGGCGGCAGCGTGGATGTCGCCGCGCGGCTGCTGATGCCCAGGCTGGCCGAGCGGCTGAACCAGCCCGTGGTCGTCGAGAACACGGTGGGGGCTTCGGGCACCATCGCCGTCCAGCGGGTGATCAGGGCCAGGCCCGACGGCTACACCCTGCTCTTCGGGGTGGCCAGCCCGGTCACGGTCGCGCCGCTGGTGTCTCCAACGCGCTTTGCCTACGACGGACTCAAGGAACTGCAGCCGGTGGTGCCGGTGGCGTCCTCCGCCTTCGTGCTGATCGGCAGGCCCCACCTGGCGGCGGACACGGCAGAACTGATCCGCCTCGTGCGCAGCCAGCCGGGCCGGATCAACTTCGGCACGGACGGCGTCGGCACCAGCCTGCACATCGCCGCCGAGATGATCAGGCAGCAGGCAGGGCTCGACATCGTCCATATTCCCTACAAATCGGGCCCGCAGGTGCTGACCGAACTGGCCGGGGGCCAGATCGACCTGGCAGTACTGCCCGTGGCGCTGGCCCAGAGCTTCATCCGCGAGGGCAAGGTGCAGGCCTATGGCGTGACGTCCCGGCGGCGCGTCGCCACGCTGCCCCAGGTGCCCAGCCTGTCCGAGACACCGGAATTCCGTTCGCTGGACATCGAGGCCTGGCAGGGCCTGCTGCTGCCCGCCGGCACGCCCCCGGCGATCGCCCGCCGCATCGCGGCGGAGATGCACGCCGTGCTGTCCGACCCGGAGGTGGTCCGCCGGCTGTCCGACGCGGGTTTCCAGCCCATGGAGATGACGCAGGCCCGGTTCGCGGACTATCTGGCCAGGGAGCGGAAGGAACTCGCTGCCGTGGTCCGCGCCGCGGGGATCAGGGTGGATTGA
- a CDS encoding SDR family oxidoreductase — MPLDPRTAGPRPPFKDQQPLTPPGAETDMHPQPDYGATSYKGSGRLQGRRAVITGGDSGIGRAVALAFAREGADVLIAHLPEEEADARKTLDLVTAEGRRAVGVPGDIREEAHCNAIIDRAVKELGGIDILVNNAAYQMAHESIDEISAEEFDRTFRTNVYATFYLSKAAARHMPPGSAIINTVSVNADKPNKTLLAYASTKGALQNFTGGLAQLLADKGIRVNCVAPGPIWTPLIPSTLPIERAREFGKQVPLQRPGQPAEVAPAYVMLASDQASFISGATVAVTGGVPIL, encoded by the coding sequence ATGCCGCTCGACCCCCGCACCGCCGGCCCCCGGCCGCCCTTCAAGGACCAGCAACCACTCACGCCGCCCGGCGCCGAAACCGACATGCATCCGCAGCCCGACTACGGGGCCACGTCGTACAAGGGCTCGGGCAGGCTCCAGGGGCGCCGCGCCGTCATCACGGGGGGCGACAGCGGCATCGGCCGTGCGGTGGCGCTGGCCTTCGCGCGCGAAGGTGCCGACGTGCTCATCGCCCACCTGCCCGAGGAGGAGGCCGATGCGCGCAAGACCCTCGACCTCGTCACCGCCGAAGGCCGCCGCGCGGTCGGCGTGCCCGGCGACATCCGCGAGGAGGCGCACTGCAACGCCATCATCGACCGCGCGGTGAAGGAACTGGGCGGCATCGACATCCTCGTCAACAACGCCGCCTACCAGATGGCGCACGAAAGCATCGACGAGATCTCGGCCGAGGAATTCGACCGCACCTTCCGCACCAACGTCTATGCCACGTTCTACCTGAGCAAGGCGGCGGCCCGCCACATGCCGCCGGGCAGCGCCATCATCAACACCGTCTCGGTGAACGCGGACAAGCCCAACAAGACGCTGCTGGCCTATGCCTCCACCAAGGGCGCGCTGCAGAACTTCACGGGCGGGCTCGCCCAGCTGCTGGCCGACAAGGGCATCCGCGTGAACTGCGTGGCACCCGGCCCGATCTGGACGCCGCTCATTCCCTCCACCCTGCCGATCGAGCGCGCCCGTGAGTTCGGCAAGCAGGTGCCGCTGCAGCGCCCCGGCCAGCCTGCCGAGGTGGCGCCGGCCTACGTGATGCTGGCATCCGACCAGGCGAGCTTCATCTCGGGTGCGACGGTGGCCGTGACGGGCGGCGTGCCTATCCTCTAG
- a CDS encoding chemotaxis protein CheW: MTAGPAVLHFGIVHAAGQDIAIASSELVEAVDMPQRLLPLPEPSPLMAGTFLLRGRLVPVLDLQRLMAPAGSPTPAPGDGTEAGPAAPVAAAAASRKRQVAVVAHGSRRLGIGVDTISGVLRVPPSAVTPLGGAEGSLFGHWVVTQEPESRALPVLQVPALLERTPGVLPAVDPPAGAPAASPAQAAAATRRHTLASLQGQVLAFDFADVPDILPMPPVRAFFAAGGPLRGLVSWRGCDVPVVDLQRLLGMEGGAPDGAPAPLPGASKPLLMVLQRGDRRIGVQTDAVLGMETAAPDATVPMGAGASLNPGCYAGAMRTSAHGIAAVLRVDGLLDHPVVAAFLNSRPAAAAGAQAGPDVARGGAGARTTFLVYRAGGDCATPLSEVEEILDYATPAVRLDATGGGMCGLVERRGRPLEVFSLRTLLGSAAAEPTAQSRVLVVRQGERLRGFLVDSLVSLVSADATAEIGHEAPALAGATRRGGSGLGRMLTVGKGGDALTCRKVGLRALVAQSFHDGP; this comes from the coding sequence ATGACCGCCGGCCCGGCGGTGCTGCATTTCGGCATCGTCCACGCTGCGGGGCAGGACATCGCCATTGCTTCCAGCGAACTGGTCGAGGCGGTGGACATGCCGCAGCGGCTCCTTCCGCTGCCCGAGCCTTCCCCGCTGATGGCCGGTACGTTCCTGCTGCGCGGGCGCCTGGTGCCGGTGCTGGACCTGCAGCGGCTGATGGCGCCTGCCGGCTCACCCACCCCTGCGCCAGGCGACGGAACGGAGGCAGGTCCCGCCGCTCCGGTCGCCGCCGCTGCGGCAAGCCGGAAGCGGCAGGTGGCGGTGGTCGCGCACGGCAGCCGGCGCCTGGGCATCGGCGTGGACACCATCTCCGGCGTGCTGCGCGTGCCACCTTCGGCCGTCACCCCCCTGGGTGGGGCGGAGGGGAGCCTGTTCGGCCACTGGGTGGTCACGCAGGAGCCCGAGAGCCGCGCCTTGCCGGTGCTGCAGGTGCCGGCCCTGCTGGAGCGCACGCCGGGCGTGCTGCCTGCGGTGGATCCGCCCGCCGGAGCGCCCGCCGCGTCCCCGGCGCAGGCCGCCGCGGCGACGCGCCGGCATACGCTCGCGTCCCTGCAGGGCCAGGTGCTGGCCTTCGACTTCGCCGATGTGCCCGACATCCTGCCGATGCCGCCCGTGCGCGCTTTCTTCGCCGCGGGCGGCCCGCTGCGCGGACTCGTGTCATGGCGCGGCTGCGATGTGCCGGTGGTCGATCTGCAGCGGCTGCTCGGCATGGAGGGCGGTGCCCCGGACGGAGCCCCAGCCCCGCTCCCGGGCGCGTCCAAGCCCCTGCTCATGGTGCTGCAGCGCGGGGACCGGCGCATCGGCGTGCAGACGGACGCCGTGCTGGGCATGGAGACAGCGGCGCCCGACGCCACGGTGCCTATGGGCGCCGGCGCCAGCCTGAACCCCGGATGCTATGCCGGTGCCATGCGCACCTCGGCGCACGGCATCGCCGCCGTGCTGCGGGTGGACGGGCTGCTGGACCATCCGGTCGTCGCCGCGTTCCTGAACAGCCGGCCAGCCGCCGCCGCGGGCGCGCAGGCCGGGCCGGACGTGGCCCGTGGCGGTGCCGGCGCGCGCACCACGTTCCTCGTCTACCGGGCCGGGGGAGACTGCGCCACGCCGCTCTCCGAGGTGGAGGAAATACTCGACTACGCGACGCCGGCCGTGCGGCTGGATGCCACCGGCGGCGGCATGTGCGGCCTGGTGGAGCGCAGGGGCCGGCCGCTGGAGGTCTTCTCGCTGCGCACCCTGCTGGGCAGCGCAGCGGCGGAGCCCACGGCGCAGTCGCGGGTGCTGGTGGTGCGGCAGGGCGAGCGGCTGCGCGGCTTCCTGGTGGACAGCCTGGTGTCCCTGGTCTCGGCCGATGCCACCGCGGAGATCGGCCACGAGGCGCCTGCGCTTGCGGGGGCCACGCGGCGCGGGGGCAGCGGCCTGGGGCGCATGCTGACCGTGGGCAAGGGCGGCGATGCCCTGACCTGCCGGAAGGTGGGGCTGCGGGCCCTCGTGGCGCAGTCGTTCCACGATGGTCCGTAG
- a CDS encoding PAS domain-containing protein: MAPLPASPSSDMLVAFAQAIRASQPSIELDARGHVAAVHPGFLEMSQHAEGDVVGHHYRSCFPRAAEWLDACFAPDASEPVRTATGRHFGSWKRNCVTRTQAFVLRGEDAAVRQVVLLLEDVSDQRAALREYEGHMNAIDRSMAIIEFDLKGHVLRANRNFLDTFGYSAEEIEGVHHRIFCDAEHVRSLEYREFWERLAAGEFQSNEYRRIRKNGQDVWIQASYNPIFDEDGRPVKVVKYATDVTEAKQRNTENAGRVEAIGRSMAVAEFALDGTVLAANPLFLETMGYTLEEVLGRHHRNFCQPEHAASPAYRDFWRKLGDGEFEAGVYRRVARDGREVWLQASYNPIFDGEGRQVKVVKYATDITAEKMRNAEYEGKVNAMARAQAVIEFDLEGNVLHANANFLDAMGYTLREIVGQHHKMFCEPDFVRSSEYRDFWARLSRGEFYSGLYKRISKHGYPVWIQATYNPIIGPDGNPVKIIKYAIDVSGQVEREQLVQSRVGEMGRSIQQLTETIGEIARTTRHSTELAAVTQAEARRGSQTLQRSLEATKAIQESSDDINAIVQVIGDIANQTNLLAFNAAIEAARAGEHGLGFSVVADEVRKLAEKSSQATREITKLIAESVGRVRQGGDISSQAAENFERIVQGVDQTTASIAGIHTATEAQTAATRSVAQLLEELTRVSMRTRVDPAGGAEPAARVGA; the protein is encoded by the coding sequence ATGGCCCCCCTGCCCGCCTCCCCTTCCAGCGACATGCTCGTCGCCTTCGCCCAAGCCATCCGGGCGTCGCAGCCCTCCATCGAACTGGACGCACGGGGCCATGTGGCGGCGGTCCATCCCGGGTTCCTCGAGATGAGCCAGCATGCAGAGGGCGATGTGGTCGGCCACCACTACCGCAGCTGTTTTCCCCGTGCGGCGGAGTGGCTGGACGCCTGCTTCGCCCCGGATGCCTCCGAGCCGGTGCGCACCGCCACCGGCCGCCATTTCGGCAGCTGGAAGCGGAACTGCGTGACGCGCACGCAGGCCTTCGTGCTGCGGGGCGAGGACGCCGCGGTGCGGCAGGTCGTGCTGCTGCTGGAAGATGTGTCGGACCAGCGCGCCGCCCTGCGGGAGTACGAGGGCCACATGAACGCCATCGACCGCTCCATGGCCATCATCGAGTTCGACCTGAAGGGCCACGTCCTCAGGGCCAACCGGAATTTCCTGGACACCTTCGGCTACAGCGCCGAGGAGATCGAGGGAGTGCACCACCGCATCTTCTGCGACGCCGAGCATGTGCGCAGCCTCGAATACCGCGAATTCTGGGAGCGCCTGGCCGCCGGCGAATTCCAGAGCAACGAGTACCGCCGCATCCGCAAGAACGGGCAGGACGTGTGGATCCAGGCGTCCTACAACCCCATCTTCGACGAGGACGGCCGCCCGGTGAAGGTGGTCAAGTACGCCACCGACGTCACCGAGGCCAAGCAGCGCAATACCGAGAACGCCGGCCGCGTGGAAGCCATCGGCCGGTCCATGGCAGTGGCCGAGTTCGCGCTCGACGGCACGGTGCTGGCGGCCAATCCGCTGTTTCTCGAAACGATGGGCTACACGCTGGAGGAGGTGCTGGGCCGGCACCACCGCAACTTCTGCCAGCCCGAACACGCGGCGAGCCCGGCCTATCGGGATTTCTGGCGCAAGCTGGGCGACGGCGAGTTCGAGGCCGGCGTGTACCGCCGCGTGGCCAGGGACGGGCGCGAGGTGTGGCTGCAGGCATCGTACAACCCCATCTTCGACGGCGAGGGCCGGCAGGTGAAGGTCGTCAAGTACGCCACCGACATCACCGCGGAGAAGATGCGCAACGCCGAGTACGAGGGCAAGGTCAATGCCATGGCGCGGGCGCAGGCCGTGATCGAGTTCGACCTGGAGGGCAATGTGCTGCATGCCAATGCCAACTTTCTCGACGCGATGGGCTACACCCTGCGGGAGATCGTGGGGCAGCACCACAAGATGTTCTGCGAGCCCGATTTCGTGCGTTCGTCGGAGTACCGCGATTTCTGGGCCAGGCTCAGCCGCGGCGAGTTCTATTCGGGCCTGTACAAGCGCATCAGCAAGCACGGCTACCCGGTGTGGATCCAGGCGACCTACAACCCCATCATCGGGCCCGACGGCAATCCCGTGAAGATCATCAAGTACGCCATCGACGTGAGCGGCCAGGTCGAGCGCGAGCAGCTGGTGCAAAGCCGGGTGGGCGAGATGGGCCGCTCGATCCAGCAGCTGACGGAGACCATCGGCGAGATCGCGCGCACCACCCGCCACTCCACCGAACTGGCCGCCGTGACGCAGGCCGAGGCGCGGCGCGGCAGCCAGACGCTGCAGCGTTCGCTGGAGGCCACCAAGGCCATCCAGGAATCGTCGGACGACATCAACGCCATCGTGCAGGTGATCGGCGACATCGCCAACCAGACCAACCTGCTGGCCTTCAACGCGGCCATCGAGGCTGCGCGGGCGGGCGAACACGGACTGGGCTTCTCGGTCGTGGCCGACGAAGTGCGCAAGCTGGCCGAAAAGTCTTCGCAGGCGACGCGCGAGATCACCAAGCTGATCGCCGAATCGGTGGGGCGCGTGCGCCAGGGCGGCGACATCTCATCGCAGGCGGCGGAGAACTTCGAGCGCATCGTGCAGGGCGTGGACCAGACGACCGCGTCGATCGCGGGCATCCACACCGCGACCGAGGCGCAGACCGCCGCCACGCGCAGCGTCGCCCAGTTGCTGGAAGAGTTGACCCGGGTGTCGATGCGCACCCGCGTGGATCCGGCCGGCGGCGCCGAGCCTGCCGCGCGGGTGGGCGCATGA
- a CDS encoding serine endopeptidase yields the protein MGKSLRLSEKWFRRGLWLVSLVFASFLIGLGGTLVGDLPRVEAPLQLDDFLDRPAAEALRNEVRASDGAERQAQAALEQAQLQRSKARSESQSAHESFNNWIATRSATQQSEHNPEVVQRTQALDALKVRERQAQRAVEAQQQAALDARQAAAAARQRLEQMEAAGYERMRVAQRKVELRVFLYRLALTLPLLLIAGWLFAKKRQSTWWPFVWGFIFFALFAFFVELVPYLPSYGGYVRYAVGIVVTVLVGRYAILALNRYLERQRQAEALPDAQRREELSYDVALARLGKGVCPGCERPVDLKNETIDFCPHCGIGLFDRCGNCRTRKSAFARFCHACGTGSAQAAGQVPGRL from the coding sequence ATGGGCAAATCCCTGCGCCTGTCCGAAAAGTGGTTCCGCCGCGGCCTGTGGCTGGTGTCGCTGGTGTTCGCCAGCTTCCTCATCGGGCTGGGCGGCACGCTGGTGGGCGACCTGCCGCGCGTGGAAGCGCCGCTGCAGCTCGATGATTTCCTGGACCGGCCCGCCGCGGAAGCGCTGCGCAACGAAGTGCGCGCGTCCGACGGGGCCGAGCGGCAGGCACAGGCCGCGCTGGAGCAGGCCCAGCTGCAGCGCAGCAAGGCGCGCAGCGAAAGCCAGTCGGCGCACGAGAGCTTCAACAACTGGATCGCCACGCGCAGCGCCACGCAGCAGTCGGAGCACAACCCGGAGGTGGTGCAGCGCACGCAGGCGCTGGATGCCCTGAAGGTCCGCGAACGGCAGGCGCAACGGGCGGTGGAGGCGCAGCAGCAGGCCGCGCTGGATGCCCGGCAGGCCGCGGCGGCCGCGCGCCAGCGCCTGGAGCAGATGGAGGCGGCCGGCTACGAACGGATGCGCGTGGCCCAGCGCAAGGTGGAGCTGCGGGTGTTCCTCTACCGGCTCGCGCTCACGCTGCCGCTGCTGCTGATCGCGGGCTGGCTGTTCGCGAAGAAGCGGCAGAGCACGTGGTGGCCGTTCGTCTGGGGCTTCATCTTCTTCGCGCTGTTCGCGTTCTTCGTCGAGCTCGTTCCCTACCTGCCCAGCTACGGCGGATACGTGCGCTATGCCGTGGGCATCGTGGTGACCGTGCTGGTGGGGCGCTACGCCATCCTGGCCCTGAACCGCTACCTCGAGCGCCAGCGGCAGGCGGAGGCGCTGCCCGACGCGCAGCGGCGCGAGGAACTGAGCTACGACGTCGCGCTGGCCCGCCTGGGCAAGGGCGTGTGCCCGGGGTGCGAGCGGCCGGTCGATCTGAAGAACGAGACCATCGACTTCTGTCCGCACTGCGGCATCGGGCTGTTCGACCGCTGCGGCAACTGCCGAACACGCAAGAGCGCCTTCGCGCGGTTCTGCCATGCGTGCGGAACCGGCAGCGCGCAGGCTGCAGGGCAGGTGCCCGGACGTCTGTAG
- a CDS encoding DUF2145 domain-containing protein — translation MVRSRTVLRPAAAGAAGLLLAAALAMGSTAHAGRSCEARKPTPQAIERGMLLAERTARALDAEHQRSGARVVLLARAGQDLSKYGVHYSHMGWAYRTPEGPWRVAHKLNECGTAVGSLYRQGLGEFFLDDLWRHEAVWLVPAPDVQARLAAVLAERPRTLAMQQPAYSMVSYAWGTRYQQSNQWALETLALAMDPEAVRTRAQAQAWLRARGYEPAVLRIGPLTRLGGRVTAANVAFDDHPPRDRFADRIATVTVDSVLAWIPRAGLGSEVSTLSLDRSP, via the coding sequence ATGGTCCGTTCCCGCACCGTCCTGCGCCCTGCCGCCGCGGGTGCCGCCGGGCTCCTGCTGGCCGCAGCGCTGGCGATGGGTTCCACCGCGCACGCCGGCCGCTCCTGCGAGGCGCGCAAGCCCACGCCGCAGGCCATCGAACGCGGCATGCTGCTGGCCGAGCGCACGGCGCGGGCGCTCGATGCGGAGCACCAGCGCTCCGGCGCGCGCGTCGTGCTGCTGGCCCGCGCCGGGCAGGACCTGTCGAAATACGGCGTGCACTACTCGCACATGGGCTGGGCCTACCGCACGCCCGAGGGGCCGTGGCGCGTGGCGCACAAGCTCAATGAATGCGGTACCGCCGTGGGCTCCCTCTACCGCCAGGGCCTGGGCGAATTCTTCCTGGACGACCTGTGGCGGCACGAGGCCGTGTGGCTGGTGCCCGCACCCGACGTGCAGGCGCGGCTGGCCGCGGTGCTGGCCGAGCGCCCCCGCACGCTCGCGATGCAGCAGCCGGCCTACAGCATGGTGAGTTACGCCTGGGGCACGCGCTACCAGCAATCGAACCAGTGGGCGCTGGAGACGCTGGCGCTGGCCATGGATCCCGAGGCCGTCCGCACGCGTGCCCAGGCGCAGGCCTGGCTGCGCGCCCGGGGGTACGAGCCTGCCGTGCTGCGCATCGGGCCGCTCACGCGGCTGGGCGGGCGCGTCACCGCGGCCAACGTGGCGTTCGACGACCACCCGCCCCGGGATCGCTTCGCGGACCGCATCGCGACGGTCACCGTCGATTCCGTGCTGGCGTGGATACCGCGGGCCGGACTCGGATCGGAGGTGTCCACGCTCTCGCTGGACCGCTCTCCCTGA
- a CDS encoding YiaA/YiaB family inner membrane protein produces the protein MPRPSASSPSPSSTSLVQRDTAAWQLQVWVSFGIAAFCCAVGLAWLPGERLEQIFMVMGYVFCLSAVFMLAKFVRDNQAATRRGAGDTPLFKLVVWGGFAVAVGLTGWGLLDMEISPTYKAFLGVSWLYLLTTAFTLAKMLRDRHEADLAEARLQGRREAMQAPAAASPLQEAPAGEVRPDRAMN, from the coding sequence ATGCCGCGTCCTTCCGCCTCCTCCCCTTCGCCGTCTTCCACCTCCCTGGTCCAGCGCGATACGGCCGCCTGGCAGTTGCAGGTCTGGGTGTCGTTCGGCATCGCTGCGTTCTGCTGCGCCGTGGGCCTGGCCTGGCTGCCGGGCGAGCGGCTGGAGCAGATCTTCATGGTGATGGGCTACGTCTTCTGCCTTTCCGCGGTGTTCATGCTCGCCAAGTTCGTGCGGGACAACCAGGCCGCCACGCGGCGAGGAGCGGGCGATACGCCGCTCTTCAAGCTGGTGGTCTGGGGCGGCTTCGCCGTGGCGGTGGGGCTGACGGGATGGGGCCTGCTGGACATGGAGATCTCCCCCACCTACAAGGCCTTCCTGGGCGTGAGCTGGCTCTACCTGCTGACGACGGCATTCACGCTGGCCAAGATGCTGCGCGACCGCCACGAAGCCGACCTGGCCGAAGCGCGGCTGCAGGGCCGCCGCGAAGCGATGCAGGCGCCGGCCGCGGCTTCTCCCCTGCAGGAGGCTCCCGCTGGCGAAGTGCGCCCTGACCGTGCCATGAACTGA
- a CDS encoding surface layer protein NpdA, whose amino-acid sequence MPAPNFARAAGVLLLCGCGFAAPALAGVVAGTGSAPSRSQLGATDAVALQPATNQLGHVLLVPYFTAQQGQMTVLHLANTDLSNGKAVKLRVRGAANGDSLLTMTLLLSPGDMWTGAITAGADGRAQITTADGSCTSPQLTAGVAQPFATDRLDPALGAADRASHTREGSIEAIVAADIPSALVYGASGQERSALFTAIRQVSEVAPCTGSAIDAALQQDAGDEVTAAARGFATPSGGVGGTWYIIDVPGATTFSSPMTTLQAVNAAGQPGRGNYVLFPPTDQAIAQPERFTADPLLVSAGFASRQKDIDGTSTVPTLGAVIQARAYDLPDLSTPYHLPASEANARRTAAEVSELLNAREVRNQYALESSITAQTDWVFAMPTKRYSVAMDYAAGARTFSVVPPAGTGDQFFHSDNTAVSGNQVCSANGNWSFLVFSREATVSTNGAAIPSTLPLVPRLCGTVSVAAFNNVSPLSSTVARAPLRNGLQSGWAALQIPDPAGLPVTGAAFIKLTNPGVAAGLAGRYGLIYPHMVRQP is encoded by the coding sequence ATGCCCGCACCGAACTTCGCCCGCGCCGCGGGCGTTCTATTGCTCTGCGGCTGCGGATTCGCCGCGCCCGCCCTGGCCGGCGTGGTGGCCGGCACCGGCAGCGCACCGTCGCGCTCCCAGCTGGGCGCGACGGATGCGGTCGCCCTGCAGCCCGCCACCAACCAGCTCGGCCATGTGCTGCTGGTGCCCTACTTCACCGCGCAGCAGGGCCAGATGACCGTGCTGCACCTGGCGAACACGGATCTCTCCAACGGCAAGGCCGTCAAGCTGCGCGTGCGCGGCGCCGCCAACGGCGACAGCCTGCTCACCATGACGCTGCTGCTCTCGCCCGGCGACATGTGGACCGGGGCCATCACGGCCGGGGCCGACGGCCGCGCGCAGATCACCACCGCGGACGGCTCCTGCACGTCGCCGCAGCTCACGGCCGGGGTGGCCCAGCCGTTCGCCACCGACCGGCTCGACCCTGCCCTGGGCGCGGCCGACCGCGCCAGCCACACGCGCGAGGGCTCCATCGAAGCCATCGTCGCCGCCGACATCCCCTCGGCGTTGGTGTATGGCGCGAGCGGCCAGGAACGCTCGGCGCTCTTCACGGCGATCCGCCAGGTATCGGAAGTGGCGCCATGCACGGGCTCGGCCATCGATGCCGCCCTGCAGCAGGACGCCGGCGACGAGGTCACCGCCGCCGCCCGCGGCTTCGCCACGCCATCGGGCGGCGTGGGGGGCACCTGGTACATCATCGATGTGCCCGGCGCGACCACGTTCTCCTCCCCGATGACCACGCTGCAGGCCGTGAACGCGGCCGGACAGCCGGGTCGCGGCAACTACGTGCTCTTCCCGCCCACCGACCAGGCGATCGCCCAGCCCGAGCGCTTCACGGCAGACCCGCTGCTGGTGTCGGCCGGCTTTGCATCGCGGCAGAAGGACATCGACGGCACATCTACCGTGCCGACCCTGGGCGCGGTGATCCAGGCGCGCGCCTACGACCTGCCCGACCTGTCCACGCCCTACCACCTGCCCGCCTCGGAGGCCAATGCCCGCAGGACGGCCGCCGAGGTCTCGGAGCTGCTCAACGCGCGCGAGGTGCGCAACCAGTACGCGCTCGAATCCTCGATCACCGCGCAGACGGACTGGGTGTTCGCCATGCCCACCAAGCGCTACAGCGTGGCCATGGACTATGCGGCCGGCGCGCGCACGTTCTCGGTGGTGCCGCCGGCCGGCACGGGCGACCAGTTCTTCCACTCCGACAACACCGCGGTGTCCGGCAACCAGGTGTGCAGCGCCAACGGCAACTGGTCGTTCCTGGTGTTCTCGCGCGAGGCCACGGTGTCCACCAACGGCGCGGCCATCCCCTCCACGCTGCCCCTGGTGCCGCGCCTGTGCGGCACCGTGTCGGTGGCGGCGTTCAACAACGTCTCGCCGCTGTCCAGCACCGTCGCCCGCGCCCCGCTGCGCAACGGCCTCCAGTCCGGCTGGGCCGCGCTGCAGATCCCCGATCCAGCAGGCCTGCCGGTGACCGGCGCCGCGTTCATCAAGCTCACCAATCCCGGCGTCGCGGCGGGCCTGGCGGGCCGCTACGGCCTGATCTACCCGCACATGGTCCGCCAGCCCTGA
- a CDS encoding Lrp/AsnC family transcriptional regulator → MCATKLRRQSGTAEPPPAPPAPPPAEIDRTDRAILRALQRDASVSNVALAAKVHLSPPACLRRVERLKRLGLIDRTVALLHPRAVGAGMLVMIGVVLDRSTPESFAAFEKAAAQISGCMECHLVTGEFDYFMLVRTRDSDSFNRLHAEQLLYLPGVRQVRSFMALRNVVSTTELPLAI, encoded by the coding sequence ATGTGCGCAACAAAATTACGCAGGCAGAGTGGCACTGCCGAGCCGCCGCCCGCTCCCCCCGCGCCGCCGCCCGCGGAGATCGACCGCACGGACCGCGCCATCCTGCGCGCGCTGCAGCGCGACGCGTCCGTGTCGAACGTGGCACTGGCCGCCAAGGTGCACCTGAGCCCGCCGGCCTGCCTGCGCCGCGTGGAGCGCCTGAAGCGCCTGGGCCTGATCGACCGCACGGTCGCGCTGCTGCATCCGCGCGCGGTGGGCGCGGGCATGCTGGTGATGATCGGCGTGGTGCTGGACCGCTCCACGCCCGAGTCCTTCGCGGCGTTCGAGAAGGCCGCCGCGCAGATCTCGGGCTGCATGGAATGCCACCTCGTGACGGGCGAGTTCGACTACTTCATGCTGGTGCGCACGCGCGACAGCGACAGCTTCAACCGCCTGCACGCGGAGCAGTTGCTCTACCTGCCGGGCGTGCGGCAGGTGCGCTCGTTCATGGCGCTGCGCAACGTGGTGTCCACCACGGAGCTGCCGCTGGCCATCTGA